The Heyndrickxia vini genome contains a region encoding:
- a CDS encoding ABC transporter substrate-binding protein, which yields MKKAKKMKFLAVAMSLSLALGACSSKDASTDKTDGKSKDKDEKVTIVYARGKDVTKGTTKMVEAFEKAHPNIKVKFDEKPADSGQQHDAYITAFNGKSSEIDVFDMDVVWPAEFAQADYVLPLDRFIQQDGIDLNEYNQGALSAAQFNGKQWALPKFIDAGLLFYRTDLVKKDEVPKTWDELLASAKEKKGKGGTKFGYVMQAKQYEGLVCNAIEFVAAYGGKFINEKNEVVINSPEAIKGLKKLVEVATSKVVPGNVTTFTEIESDQAFIEGQTPYLRNWPYEYASANDSEKSKIAGKVAIAPLPAGDAGSAAALGGWMAGINKYSKHPKEAWEFLKFMAGAEGQKIDAIYGGHAPTITKLFEDKEVLDANPTFADKNFQAGLNAAVARPVAPNYQEISEIIQIQVSKAIAGKQTVEESVKNMEKEMNEKLIK from the coding sequence ATGAAAAAAGCAAAGAAGATGAAGTTTCTAGCTGTGGCAATGTCATTATCCCTAGCACTTGGTGCATGTTCTAGTAAAGATGCATCTACCGATAAAACAGATGGAAAGAGCAAAGATAAAGATGAAAAGGTAACCATCGTTTATGCCAGAGGGAAGGACGTTACAAAAGGTACGACTAAAATGGTAGAGGCTTTTGAAAAAGCACATCCAAACATCAAAGTTAAATTTGATGAAAAGCCAGCGGATTCCGGACAACAGCATGATGCTTATATTACAGCATTCAATGGAAAATCCTCGGAAATTGATGTTTTTGATATGGATGTTGTTTGGCCGGCTGAATTTGCTCAAGCAGATTATGTATTACCTCTAGATCGTTTTATCCAACAAGATGGCATTGATTTAAATGAATACAACCAAGGTGCCCTTTCTGCCGCTCAATTTAACGGAAAACAATGGGCATTACCAAAGTTTATTGATGCAGGACTTCTTTTCTACCGAACCGATTTAGTGAAAAAGGATGAAGTTCCTAAAACATGGGATGAACTTCTAGCAAGTGCGAAAGAAAAGAAAGGCAAAGGCGGTACAAAATTTGGTTATGTGATGCAAGCAAAACAGTATGAAGGTTTAGTTTGTAATGCGATTGAATTTGTAGCAGCCTACGGTGGTAAATTTATTAATGAAAAAAATGAAGTGGTCATCAATAGCCCCGAGGCAATCAAGGGTCTGAAGAAGTTAGTAGAAGTAGCAACATCTAAAGTAGTTCCCGGAAATGTAACTACATTTACAGAGATTGAATCCGACCAAGCATTTATCGAAGGGCAAACTCCTTACCTTCGTAACTGGCCATATGAATATGCAAGTGCAAATGATTCTGAAAAGTCAAAAATTGCGGGTAAAGTAGCGATTGCTCCACTTCCGGCTGGTGATGCAGGATCTGCAGCAGCACTTGGCGGTTGGATGGCTGGTATCAACAAGTACAGTAAACATCCGAAAGAAGCTTGGGAATTCTTAAAGTTCATGGCAGGTGCCGAAGGCCAAAAAATTGATGCAATTTACGGTGGGCACGCACCAACAATTACTAAACTATTTGAAGACAAAGAAGTACTTGATGCAAACCCTACTTTTGCAGATAAAAACTTCCAAGCTGGTTTAAACGCTGCTGTAGCACGTCCTGTTGCGCCAAATTATCAAGAAATTTCTGAGATCATTCAAATTCAGGTTTCAAAGGCAATCGCAGGTAAACAAACGGTTGAAGAATCTGTGAAAAATATGGAAAAGGAAATGAACGAAAAGTTGATAAAATAA
- a CDS encoding LacI family DNA-binding transcriptional regulator yields the protein MATIADVAKLAGLSRATVSRVINDHPYVSDEKKKLVKEAMEALHYYPNSTAQKLRSQKTETIAVLVPILTNPFFAYLLEGIDTVANERGYHLLVCQTRYSQEKEIYFLNLLKTKQVDGIILTSIENDWNKIEGFSEFGPIVLCNEFETRANVPTVRLDQVYGGYIGTRHLIEKGHTKIAYCKAKYGKNFSKLTMERELGYKMALAEYNIPVREEFIIREDTDIEGGKMTLRKMLSLKERPTAIFTGSDMVAAGVITEAKANGLRVPEDIAVIGFDDQPIAEMIEPQITTIKQPILEIGHKASKLMMDIIEKKNQENEFDSLLSLQLIVRAST from the coding sequence TTGGCAACAATTGCCGATGTAGCAAAACTTGCTGGCTTATCGCGTGCTACTGTTTCTAGGGTAATTAACGATCATCCTTATGTTTCCGATGAGAAAAAGAAATTAGTAAAAGAAGCAATGGAGGCATTGCATTATTACCCAAACTCAACCGCACAAAAGCTTAGAAGCCAGAAAACAGAAACGATTGCTGTTTTAGTTCCAATATTAACAAATCCTTTTTTTGCCTATTTATTAGAAGGAATTGACACGGTGGCAAATGAACGTGGGTATCATTTACTCGTTTGTCAAACACGGTACAGCCAAGAAAAAGAAATATATTTTTTAAATCTGTTAAAAACAAAGCAAGTGGATGGAATTATTTTAACCTCTATTGAAAACGACTGGAATAAAATTGAAGGTTTCAGCGAATTTGGTCCGATTGTCCTCTGCAATGAATTTGAGACCCGAGCGAATGTCCCAACTGTTCGGTTAGATCAAGTTTACGGTGGTTATATCGGGACCCGACACTTGATTGAAAAAGGACATACAAAAATAGCCTATTGCAAAGCAAAATATGGAAAAAATTTTAGCAAGCTAACAATGGAGAGAGAATTAGGTTATAAAATGGCACTTGCGGAATATAACATACCGGTCAGAGAAGAATTTATCATAAGAGAAGATACGGATATTGAAGGCGGTAAAATGACATTAAGAAAAATGCTTAGTCTTAAGGAACGTCCTACAGCTATTTTTACGGGAAGTGATATGGTTGCTGCAGGAGTAATTACTGAGGCAAAAGCTAATGGATTACGTGTTCCGGAAGATATTGCTGTGATTGGTTTTGATGATCAGCCAATAGCTGAAATGATTGAGCCGCAAATTACGACGATTAAACAACCAATACTAGAAATTGGACATAAGGCAAGTAAACTCATGATGGATATTATTGAAAAGAAAAATCAAGAAAATGAGTTCGATAGTTTACTATCTTTGCAGCTAATTGTAAGGGCTTCCACGTGA